In Paenibacillus algicola, a genomic segment contains:
- a CDS encoding DEAD/DEAH box helicase yields the protein MNERSFQDYQLSEDILRALDNLGYQMPTEVQSSVIPSALKQKDMTVKSRTGSGKTAAYGIPICQMVEWDQNRPQALILTPTRELADQVKQDMMNIGKYKRIKAIAIYGKQPFARQKTQLTYRNHVVVGTPGRIMDHIEKQTIDLEQVRFLVIDEADEMLNMGFIEQVEKIIRELPKNRLTMLFSATLPKDVENLCHRYMNHPLDIEVKAGSEATNQIEHSLYMVKDEDKLQLLRAITVIENPDRCIIFCRTQTRVEVVYKELEKQGYPCNRIHGGMEQDERTQVMNKFKLGHFRYLIATDVAARGIDIENISHVMNYDLPLENESYVHRTGRTGRAGQSGKAISFAKPNEEKFILNIEAYIGFDIPRKSNPSAEAVTRGKAAFEAKSGKQPSITKGRGSRLGQDVMKLYFNGGKKKKIRAVDFVGTIAKIEGVSAADIGIITIEDHASYVDILNGKGRIVLHMMKDTTVKGKLLKVQEANRS from the coding sequence ATGAATGAACGAAGTTTTCAGGATTACCAATTAAGCGAGGATATTCTCCGCGCCTTGGATAATTTGGGATATCAAATGCCGACAGAGGTTCAAAGCAGTGTAATTCCCTCTGCGCTTAAGCAGAAGGATATGACCGTGAAATCCCGCACAGGAAGTGGGAAAACGGCAGCTTACGGCATTCCAATCTGCCAAATGGTAGAGTGGGATCAGAATCGGCCGCAGGCCTTGATTTTGACGCCGACGCGAGAGCTTGCCGATCAGGTTAAGCAGGATATGATGAATATCGGGAAATACAAACGAATCAAAGCAATTGCGATTTACGGCAAGCAGCCATTTGCTAGACAGAAGACGCAACTGACATACAGAAATCATGTGGTTGTGGGCACGCCAGGACGGATTATGGACCATATCGAGAAGCAAACGATCGATCTGGAGCAAGTGAGATTTCTCGTGATTGACGAAGCCGATGAGATGCTAAACATGGGATTTATTGAGCAGGTGGAGAAAATTATCCGCGAGCTGCCCAAGAATCGGTTGACTATGCTGTTCTCCGCCACACTGCCAAAGGATGTCGAGAATTTATGCCACCGATATATGAACCATCCGTTGGATATTGAGGTGAAGGCAGGCTCCGAAGCGACAAATCAGATTGAGCATTCGTTATATATGGTAAAGGATGAGGACAAGCTTCAGTTACTCCGGGCAATCACCGTGATCGAGAATCCGGATCGTTGTATTATTTTTTGCCGAACGCAGACTAGAGTCGAGGTCGTTTATAAAGAGTTGGAAAAACAGGGATATCCCTGTAACAGAATCCATGGAGGCATGGAGCAGGACGAACGCACTCAAGTGATGAACAAGTTTAAGTTAGGACACTTCCGCTATCTGATTGCTACGGATGTAGCCGCAAGAGGGATTGATATCGAGAACATCAGTCACGTCATGAACTATGATCTTCCATTGGAGAACGAGAGCTACGTACACCGCACGGGTCGAACGGGAAGAGCCGGGCAATCCGGGAAAGCGATCTCCTTTGCCAAGCCGAATGAAGAGAAATTCATTCTGAATATTGAAGCCTATATCGGGTTTGACATCCCTAGGAAATCAAATCCATCCGCAGAAGCAGTGACACGGGGAAAGGCGGCTTTTGAAGCGAAGTCAGGGAAGCAGCCATCGATTACAAAAGGCCGCGGCTCTCGCCTGGGGCAGGATGTAATGAAATTGTATTTTAATGGCGGAAAGAAAAAGAAGATCAGAGCTGTGGACTTTGTAGGTACTATAGCCAAAATCGAAGGTGTGTCGGCAGCGGACATTGGGATTATTACCATAGAAGATCATGCTTCCTATGTGGATATTCTTAATGGCAAAGGCCGAATAGTGCTTCATATGATGAAGGATACGACCGTTAAAGGGAAGCTTCTCAAGGTGCAGGAAGCGAACAGAAGCTAA
- a CDS encoding VOC family protein, giving the protein MKMKLVPYITLEGRAKEAIQFYKEVFHAEVLSSITYGEMPGMSNTFTEELKDLVAHAKLKIGDTELMLSDAPAGSLSLGTGNRVTICITTHAVEHARDIYEALRQGGQVNMPFSEEAFSPGFGDVTDPFGVTFQIYTEIETF; this is encoded by the coding sequence ATGAAGATGAAGCTGGTTCCATACATCACATTAGAGGGGCGAGCGAAGGAAGCGATCCAGTTCTACAAAGAGGTATTTCACGCCGAGGTGCTCTCCAGCATCACGTACGGTGAAATGCCGGGCATGTCTAATACATTTACAGAAGAATTAAAGGATCTGGTGGCGCATGCCAAATTAAAAATCGGTGATACAGAGCTTATGCTTTCTGATGCGCCAGCCGGATCACTGTCACTTGGAACGGGAAACCGGGTTACTATTTGTATTACGACGCACGCTGTCGAGCATGCTAGGGATATTTATGAAGCTCTGCGGCAAGGCGGGCAAGTCAATATGCCTTTCAGCGAAGAAGCTTTCAGTCCTGGGTTCGGTGATGTCACAGATCCATTCGGCGTAACTTTCCAGATTTATACGGAAATTGAAACCTTCTAA
- a CDS encoding SRPBCC family protein has product MNNPSAPKVTVEATVQAPIEKVWTYWTEPVHIMKWSYATEEWHVPKAENDLREGGAFLNRMEAKDGSMGFDFDGVYDTVKPHQEITYTLGDGRKVEILFEDQGGVTKVVQTFEAEATHAVEMQQQGWQAIMNHFKQYTEQA; this is encoded by the coding sequence ATGAACAATCCATCTGCTCCTAAAGTAACGGTAGAAGCGACGGTTCAGGCTCCGATTGAGAAGGTATGGACGTATTGGACCGAGCCGGTCCACATTATGAAATGGAGCTATGCGACGGAAGAGTGGCATGTGCCGAAAGCGGAGAATGACCTGCGGGAAGGCGGGGCTTTCCTCAATCGGATGGAGGCGAAGGACGGCAGCATGGGCTTCGATTTTGATGGTGTATACGACACTGTGAAGCCTCATCAGGAGATCACCTACACGCTGGGAGACGGCAGAAAGGTTGAAATTCTCTTTGAGGATCAAGGTGGCGTGACGAAGGTCGTTCAGACCTTTGAAGCAGAAGCCACGCACGCTGTGGAGATGCAGCAGCAGGGCTGGCAGGCGATCATGAACCATTTCAAGCAATATACGGAGCAGGCATGA
- a CDS encoding sigma-70 family RNA polymerase sigma factor — protein sequence MMNDTTAELEYFQEIKQELTYYCYRMLGSMEDADDAVQETHIRVWQHRSSFRGEASFKTWVYRIASNLCLDKLRQAKRRIRPVDHFDPAADIVEPRDTLPPSQWVWPAPDLAENPEDRMIRKDTLQICFIALLQVLPPRQRAVWIFKDVFEWPTKHIAEALDMSPAAVNSALQRARAALDQEQLRSDEYARTGMEPDQELLNRYVDAFEQFDIDTLVALFHEEGRMSMPPFNMWIKGREDLRQFFSLTRWHCEGSRFIRTTANGGVPVLAQYVPGRIPDVLVPWGIHMLEVREGHIDHVQNFIHTPLFRIFGLPLEIQR from the coding sequence ATGATGAACGATACGACAGCAGAGCTGGAATATTTTCAAGAGATCAAGCAGGAGCTCACTTACTACTGCTACAGAATGCTCGGATCCATGGAGGATGCCGACGATGCCGTGCAGGAGACGCATATTCGGGTATGGCAGCACCGGAGCTCATTTCGAGGGGAAGCCTCCTTCAAGACCTGGGTTTACCGGATCGCCTCTAACCTGTGCCTGGATAAGCTCAGGCAGGCGAAGCGCCGGATTCGTCCCGTGGATCATTTCGATCCCGCTGCCGACATTGTAGAGCCCCGCGATACGCTGCCGCCTTCCCAGTGGGTATGGCCAGCCCCGGATTTGGCGGAGAATCCGGAGGACCGGATGATTCGAAAGGATACGCTGCAGATCTGCTTTATTGCGCTGCTGCAGGTCCTGCCTCCCCGTCAGCGGGCAGTATGGATCTTCAAGGACGTCTTTGAGTGGCCCACCAAGCACATTGCTGAGGCTCTGGACATGTCTCCCGCTGCGGTAAACAGCGCACTTCAGCGAGCAAGAGCGGCGCTGGATCAGGAGCAGCTCCGCTCGGATGAATATGCCAGGACCGGCATGGAGCCGGATCAAGAGCTGCTTAACAGATATGTAGACGCATTTGAGCAGTTTGATATAGATACTCTGGTGGCGTTATTCCATGAGGAGGGCCGCATGTCGATGCCGCCGTTCAATATGTGGATCAAGGGCAGAGAAGATCTGCGTCAATTTTTCTCCCTTACGCGGTGGCATTGTGAAGGGTCCCGGTTTATCCGGACCACGGCCAATGGTGGCGTTCCTGTATTGGCGCAGTATGTACCCGGCCGTATCCCAGACGTTCTCGTTCCCTGGGGCATTCATATGCTGGAGGTGCGGGAGGGGCATATTGATCATGTTCAGAATTTTATTCATACGCCTTTATTTAGAATATTTGGTCTTCCACTCGAAATACAGCGATGA
- a CDS encoding DUF3600 domain-containing protein: MTIEQHIRKSLGHYAHSIDVPSELDAAVARHLNKRYRGRRTTPFRRAVLVALISVFAVTATAFAASPELADRIYGSFAELKKTVVTVTMQEYQKLGMKLGGAKKTLGEDYPAFEQQLKQVVAAKVEYANKHYQIDFLALPPETYTELKMLYAEIQPYLDQLNGQPIAQEVLSAEQYDRYMEAQLQRESILAQSGVNPSDGPVELGELPVELQPAYKEAQQTIFELEESMNKGK; this comes from the coding sequence ATGACTATCGAGCAACACATTCGTAAGTCCCTTGGGCATTATGCGCACAGCATCGACGTTCCATCAGAGCTCGATGCAGCCGTTGCCAGGCATCTTAACAAAAGATATAGAGGCCGAAGAACCACACCCTTCCGGCGTGCGGTCCTTGTGGCGCTGATCAGTGTTTTTGCAGTGACGGCCACAGCCTTTGCGGCCAGCCCAGAGCTGGCTGATCGGATTTATGGTTCATTTGCAGAGCTGAAGAAGACGGTCGTGACGGTGACCATGCAGGAGTACCAGAAGCTGGGTATGAAGCTCGGCGGCGCGAAAAAAACACTGGGTGAGGATTACCCTGCCTTCGAGCAGCAGTTAAAGCAAGTGGTCGCTGCCAAGGTGGAGTATGCCAACAAGCATTATCAGATCGACTTTCTGGCTCTGCCGCCCGAGACCTATACGGAATTAAAGATGCTGTATGCAGAAATACAGCCCTATCTTGACCAGCTGAATGGCCAGCCGATTGCTCAAGAGGTGCTTAGTGCTGAACAGTATGATCGCTACATGGAAGCACAGCTGCAGAGGGAATCAATCCTGGCTCAGTCGGGGGTCAATCCGAGCGATGGACCGGTGGAGCTCGGTGAGCTGCCGGTCGAGCTGCAGCCTGCGTATAAGGAGGCTCAGCAGACGATTTTCGAGCTGGAAGAGAGCATGAACAAGGGAAAATAA
- a CDS encoding sigma-70 family RNA polymerase sigma factor yields MKEVKIQELLTRMLQEEDSAFEELYRETREDVYRMVACLIPNRQDAVEVANEVYVQLWRSYRDYDHTRPFRFWLHGIVIRVSNQHRRSLWRSFRRYDVLKRAMSTAPAQDEPISRLETKDELLEHVMKLSSKLRTVVVLRCYHDYSLEETASLLQVPVGTVKSRYHAAIMKLRQEWNHISDEKVESTHDYRATHS; encoded by the coding sequence ATGAAGGAAGTGAAGATCCAAGAGTTGTTAACGCGGATGCTGCAAGAGGAAGACTCTGCGTTCGAGGAGTTATACAGGGAAACCCGAGAGGATGTCTACCGGATGGTGGCATGCTTGATTCCGAACCGTCAGGATGCGGTGGAAGTTGCCAATGAGGTATATGTCCAATTATGGAGGTCTTATCGTGACTATGATCACACTCGGCCGTTTCGCTTCTGGCTCCACGGCATTGTGATTCGAGTGAGTAATCAACACCGGAGAAGCCTGTGGCGCAGCTTTCGCCGATATGATGTGCTGAAGCGGGCGATGTCCACAGCCCCGGCACAGGACGAGCCCATAAGCCGTCTGGAGACGAAGGATGAGCTGCTGGAGCATGTTATGAAGCTGTCAAGTAAACTGCGCACCGTAGTAGTGCTGCGCTGCTATCACGATTACAGTTTGGAGGAGACGGCCTCGCTGCTGCAGGTTCCGGTCGGGACCGTCAAATCGCGTTACCACGCTGCAATTATGAAGCTGCGTCAAGAGTGGAATCACATTTCAGATGAAAAGGTGGAGAGTACACATGACTATCGAGCAACACATTCGTAA